In one window of Pseudoalteromonas espejiana DSM 9414 DNA:
- a CDS encoding site-specific integrase: MYKLETLVFDNGERYPVLLEEDGMPHFYTTLYVTTKLRSSMAVNTISNRLKAILCLYQWLEEKKRCLVSEFEEGRFLTHADIIDLREYLKLNVTELKKLEQIKPLTSSRVLNLQSSSKLVTTVASVSRNHHYNRMTTVAEYLHFLATITNQYRNCRATATEIDEMLKSIKKARPKGKSLTVRDESLAMSLPDGLLDEFMEVANPNHPLNPFKNETVRKRNFLIFKLIRETGIRRGELLSLEMTHIDLYGDKASIWIKRNHDDIFDPRKKQPVSKTKERKLPIKSETAKLLDSYILEDRAKTPNANKHPYIFVTHRKCLTQGQPISESYFDNDIIPKMKKVDERFSQIHAHLFRHEWNKDFSRKVDKINEIRAKAASEGKSSQALIDSAEEAKMRKHLMGHSSEKSGDIYNRRHIVEQANKVILEEQEILQEKIHSLTPSKESK; the protein is encoded by the coding sequence GTGTATAAATTAGAAACCTTAGTTTTTGATAATGGAGAACGATATCCTGTTTTACTAGAAGAGGATGGAATGCCTCATTTTTACACAACTCTTTATGTTACAACTAAACTACGATCTTCGATGGCAGTAAATACAATTAGCAATAGACTTAAGGCTATTTTGTGCTTGTATCAATGGTTAGAGGAGAAAAAGCGTTGTCTAGTTTCGGAGTTTGAAGAAGGAAGGTTTTTAACGCACGCAGATATTATTGATTTACGAGAGTATCTAAAATTAAATGTTACAGAGCTTAAAAAGCTTGAACAAATTAAACCGCTTACATCGAGTAGGGTTTTAAACCTTCAAAGTTCTTCAAAACTCGTTACTACAGTTGCCTCTGTGAGTCGAAATCACCATTATAATCGAATGACAACAGTAGCAGAGTATCTTCATTTTTTAGCTACAATTACGAATCAATATCGTAATTGTAGGGCTACTGCTACTGAAATTGACGAAATGTTAAAAAGCATAAAAAAAGCTCGTCCTAAAGGTAAAAGTCTAACTGTAAGGGATGAGTCTCTTGCTATGTCTTTGCCTGATGGCTTACTTGATGAATTTATGGAAGTTGCTAATCCGAATCATCCATTAAACCCCTTCAAGAATGAGACAGTAAGAAAAAGAAACTTTCTTATATTCAAACTGATCAGAGAAACAGGTATTAGGCGCGGTGAATTACTATCACTTGAAATGACTCATATTGATTTATATGGAGATAAGGCAAGTATTTGGATTAAACGTAATCATGATGATATTTTTGATCCTCGTAAAAAACAACCCGTCAGTAAGACTAAAGAACGTAAACTGCCTATTAAATCTGAAACTGCAAAATTATTAGATAGTTATATTTTAGAGGATAGAGCCAAAACTCCAAATGCTAACAAGCATCCGTACATATTTGTTACACATCGAAAGTGTTTAACTCAAGGCCAGCCTATAAGTGAAAGTTATTTCGATAACGATATTATCCCTAAAATGAAAAAAGTGGATGAAAGGTTTTCTCAAATCCATGCCCATTTATTCAGACATGAGTGGAATAAAGATTTCTCTAGAAAAGTTGATAAGATTAATGAAATTCGAGCGAAAGCAGCGTCTGAAGGTAAGTCATCTCAAGCCTTAATTGATTCAGCAGAAGAAGCCAAAATGCGTAAACATTTAATGGGTCATAGCTCAGAAAAATCAGGGGATATTTATAATAGGCGTCATATTGTTGAGCAAGCAAATAAGGTGATTCTTGAGGAGCAGGAGATATTACAAGAAAAAATTCACAGCTTAACACCTAGCAAGGAGAGCAAATGA
- the uvrA gene encoding excinuclease ABC subunit UvrA, with amino-acid sequence MENIEVRGARTHNLKDISLTIPRDKLIVITGLSGSGKSSLAFDTLYAEGQRRYVESLSAYARQFLSLMEKPDVDHIEGLSPAISIEQKSTSHNPRSTVGTITEIYDYLRLMFARVGEPRCPTHDLPLAAQTVSQMVDTVLALPEGTKLMLLAPVVKERKGEHVKLLEQLASQGYIRARIDGEVCDLSDPPTLELHKKHTIEVVVDRFKVKDGQQQRLAESFETALEMSGGVANVAYMDDSSIEEMLFSANFACPTCGYAMTELEPRLFSFNNPAGACQSCDGLGVRQYFDPNRVVHNPELSLAGGAIKGWDKRSFYYFQMLQAVAEHYKFDLDVPFEKLAKESQKIILEGSGQTKIAFNYRNDRGDLITRNHEFEGVLNNINRRYRETESNSVREELAKYQTSQACPSCHGSRLRQEARHVFIGQTNLPAITTMSIGEAMDFFEGLSLTGQKAQIAEKILKEIRDRLSFLINVGLNYLSLERSADTLSGGEAQRIRLASQIGAGLVGVMYVLDEPSIGLHQRDNDRLLQTLVHLRDLGNTVIVVEHDEDAIRAADHIIDIGPGAGVHGGHIIAQGTRDDILATKDSVTGQFLSGVRKIEVPKERNPTGDKWLELFGATGNNLKNVDLKIPFGLMTCITGVSGSGKSTLINDTLFKLAHTELNGATTAEAAPYKSISGLDHFDKVIDIDQSPIGRTPRSNPATYTGIFTGIRELFAGTQESRSRGYKVGRFSFNVKGGRCEACQGDGVIKVEMHFLPDVYVPCDVCKGARYNRETLEVQYKGKNIHQVLEMTVEDAHDYFDKIPAIARKLKTLMDVGLSYIRLGQAATTLSGGEAQRVKLARELSKRDTGKTLYILDEPTTGLHFADIEQLLVVLHRLRDHGNTIVVIEHNLDVVKTADWVVDLGPEGGAGGGEILIAGTPEEVAECERSHTGHYLKPLL; translated from the coding sequence ATGGAAAACATTGAAGTCCGAGGCGCCCGCACGCACAATTTAAAAGACATCAGCCTAACCATCCCACGTGATAAATTAATTGTTATCACAGGCCTATCTGGTTCGGGAAAGTCATCACTGGCATTTGATACTTTATATGCAGAGGGGCAGCGTCGTTATGTTGAGTCACTTTCTGCCTACGCAAGGCAATTTTTATCGTTAATGGAAAAGCCTGACGTTGATCATATTGAAGGCCTCTCTCCCGCCATTTCTATTGAGCAAAAATCAACATCGCACAATCCTCGCTCAACAGTAGGTACCATTACCGAAATATACGATTACTTACGTTTAATGTTTGCCCGCGTGGGCGAACCACGATGCCCAACTCACGACTTACCGCTGGCAGCTCAAACAGTTAGCCAAATGGTTGATACCGTTTTAGCACTGCCAGAGGGCACTAAGCTGATGCTTTTAGCCCCAGTGGTTAAAGAGCGTAAAGGTGAGCACGTAAAATTACTTGAGCAGCTTGCAAGCCAAGGTTACATTCGTGCCCGCATAGACGGCGAAGTATGTGACTTATCAGATCCGCCAACGCTTGAACTTCACAAAAAACATACTATTGAAGTGGTTGTTGACCGCTTTAAAGTAAAAGATGGCCAGCAGCAGCGTTTAGCTGAGTCATTTGAAACCGCACTTGAGATGTCTGGCGGTGTGGCAAATGTAGCCTACATGGACGACAGCAGCATTGAAGAAATGCTGTTTTCAGCCAACTTTGCCTGCCCTACCTGTGGCTATGCAATGACCGAATTAGAGCCACGTTTATTTTCGTTTAATAACCCTGCCGGTGCATGTCAAAGCTGTGATGGTTTAGGCGTACGCCAATACTTTGATCCTAACCGCGTAGTACATAACCCTGAGCTAAGCTTGGCAGGTGGTGCTATAAAAGGATGGGATAAGCGCAGTTTTTATTATTTTCAAATGCTTCAAGCAGTAGCCGAGCATTATAAATTTGATTTAGATGTACCGTTTGAAAAGCTGGCTAAAGAATCTCAAAAAATTATTTTAGAGGGCTCAGGGCAAACAAAAATTGCTTTTAATTACCGTAATGATAGAGGCGATTTAATAACACGCAACCACGAGTTTGAGGGTGTGTTAAACAACATAAACCGTCGCTATCGTGAAACTGAGTCGAATTCGGTGCGCGAAGAGCTCGCTAAATATCAAACTAGCCAAGCGTGCCCTAGTTGTCATGGCTCGCGTTTACGCCAAGAGGCACGCCACGTATTTATAGGTCAAACAAACCTGCCTGCTATTACTACTATGAGTATTGGCGAAGCGATGGACTTTTTTGAAGGGTTATCACTTACCGGTCAAAAAGCCCAAATAGCAGAAAAAATTCTAAAAGAAATTCGCGACCGTTTATCGTTTTTAATTAATGTAGGCCTTAATTACTTATCACTTGAGCGCAGTGCCGATACCCTCTCCGGTGGTGAAGCGCAGCGTATTCGTTTAGCCAGCCAAATTGGCGCGGGCCTTGTAGGTGTAATGTACGTACTGGATGAGCCATCAATTGGTTTACACCAGCGCGATAATGACCGTTTATTACAAACATTGGTACATTTACGCGATTTAGGTAACACCGTGATTGTGGTTGAGCATGATGAAGATGCGATTCGCGCAGCCGATCATATTATTGATATTGGCCCAGGCGCTGGTGTACACGGCGGGCATATTATTGCACAAGGTACACGTGACGATATTTTAGCTACAAAAGACTCAGTAACTGGTCAGTTTTTATCAGGCGTGCGCAAAATAGAAGTACCTAAAGAGCGTAACCCAACCGGCGATAAATGGCTTGAGCTATTTGGTGCAACAGGGAACAATCTTAAAAACGTAGACTTAAAAATTCCGTTTGGACTAATGACGTGTATTACCGGTGTATCTGGCTCTGGTAAATCAACACTCATTAACGATACATTATTTAAACTTGCGCATACTGAATTAAATGGCGCAACCACAGCAGAAGCCGCGCCTTACAAATCAATTAGTGGCCTTGATCATTTTGATAAAGTAATTGATATTGACCAAAGCCCAATTGGCCGTACACCGCGTTCAAATCCTGCAACTTATACCGGTATTTTTACGGGCATTCGTGAGTTATTTGCCGGAACACAAGAATCACGTTCTCGCGGGTACAAAGTAGGTCGCTTTAGCTTTAACGTTAAAGGTGGGCGCTGTGAAGCCTGCCAAGGTGATGGCGTAATTAAGGTAGAAATGCACTTTTTACCTGATGTATATGTACCATGTGATGTATGTAAGGGCGCGCGCTACAACCGCGAAACCTTAGAAGTACAATACAAAGGTAAAAACATCCATCAAGTACTCGAAATGACCGTTGAAGATGCGCACGACTACTTTGATAAAATACCTGCAATTGCGCGTAAGCTTAAAACGCTAATGGATGTAGGTTTATCTTATATTCGTTTAGGACAAGCTGCTACCACTCTCTCTGGTGGTGAAGCTCAGCGTGTAAAACTAGCTCGTGAGCTTTCTAAACGAGACACAGGTAAAACACTTTATATACTTGATGAGCCAACAACCGGCCTTCACTTTGCCGATATTGAACAGCTACTTGTTGTATTACATCGCCTGCGAGATCATGGTAATACCATCGTGGTCATTGAGCATAACTTAGATGTGGTTAAAACCGCAGACTGGGTGGTTGATTTAGGCCCTGAAGGGGGCGCTGGCGGCGGCGAAATACTCATTGCAGGAACGCCTGAAGAAGTTGCCGAATGTGAACGATCGCACACAGGGCATTACCTAAAGCCATTGCTTTAA
- a CDS encoding site-specific integrase, which translates to MSNNIQSTEGLARVVNLGQFRESKDGYTFDIASDKWVLNKDISITFQSEILSIEEKLLNGFRSTLGRYAEDLSAHHTSNMYFQFQRMVRSTDLKELSVTTILNWKASLSKEHEWYLGALKGFLISWHDFGYYGVTSEIVELLESLTITGNLKGESVLNRCPYTGAYTENEVLAINQELNDLWRNETISFDCYAYINLLQATARRPKQIRDLKACDLYKEGNSYFLNIPCAKKRGLKFRSVSNRLPITEELYLIILNLIAKQKSEIESIFMQKLTDEEQKLIPIFVDFTECKKLREQLLNLDIRLLKSEVLHMRARDLGDIYLRLFEKKQRAISERTGHIIQITARRFRHTRGTNLGRKGIGARIIAEALDHSDSQNVKVYTENTADTVQYIDKAVGKQLAPFAKAFLGRIIEDLTDGERGNDPTAKIPNSNNEAIGACGTNDFCVNGFASCYVCQKFRPLVDAPHEDVLESLYEEKEKRLKTSGSVQFASSRDRLILAVEEVVSKCNKIKAARGEEKNG; encoded by the coding sequence ATGAGTAACAATATACAGTCAACTGAGGGTTTAGCTAGAGTTGTAAACCTTGGTCAATTCAGAGAGTCGAAGGATGGTTATACATTCGATATAGCTTCAGATAAATGGGTGTTAAATAAAGACATATCAATCACATTTCAAAGCGAAATATTGTCTATAGAAGAAAAGTTATTAAATGGTTTTCGCTCTACACTAGGGAGGTATGCAGAAGATCTTTCAGCACACCATACTTCAAATATGTACTTTCAATTTCAGCGAATGGTTAGGAGTACAGATCTTAAAGAGTTGAGCGTTACTACAATTCTTAATTGGAAAGCATCATTATCTAAAGAGCACGAATGGTATCTCGGTGCATTAAAAGGCTTTTTAATTTCATGGCATGATTTCGGTTACTACGGTGTGACTTCTGAGATAGTTGAATTATTGGAGTCATTAACTATCACAGGTAATCTTAAAGGTGAATCTGTACTAAATAGATGTCCATATACAGGAGCTTATACAGAGAATGAGGTGCTTGCTATTAATCAAGAGTTAAATGATTTATGGAGAAATGAAACCATTTCATTTGATTGTTATGCATATATAAATTTATTACAAGCCACAGCAAGGCGACCAAAGCAAATAAGAGACTTGAAAGCATGTGATTTATATAAAGAGGGTAATTCTTATTTCTTAAATATACCATGTGCTAAGAAGAGAGGGTTGAAATTTAGAAGTGTTTCTAATCGATTGCCAATAACAGAAGAATTATACCTTATTATATTAAACCTTATTGCCAAACAAAAGTCTGAAATAGAAAGCATTTTCATGCAGAAACTTACGGATGAAGAACAAAAGCTTATCCCGATTTTTGTTGATTTTACTGAGTGCAAAAAATTAAGAGAGCAATTATTAAATTTAGATATACGCCTATTAAAGTCTGAAGTATTACATATGAGGGCTAGAGATCTCGGAGATATTTACTTAAGGCTATTTGAAAAAAAACAAAGAGCTATTTCAGAACGAACAGGTCATATTATTCAAATAACAGCTCGAAGGTTTAGGCATACTCGCGGCACAAATTTAGGAAGAAAAGGTATTGGTGCAAGGATTATTGCTGAAGCTCTTGATCACTCTGATAGTCAAAATGTAAAAGTTTATACAGAAAATACAGCTGATACTGTTCAATATATAGATAAGGCTGTCGGAAAGCAGTTAGCTCCTTTTGCTAAAGCATTTTTGGGTAGAATCATTGAGGATTTGACTGATGGAGAGCGTGGTAACGACCCCACAGCCAAGATTCCTAATAGTAATAATGAAGCTATTGGTGCTTGTGGAACAAATGACTTTTGCGTGAATGGGTTTGCATCTTGTTATGTATGTCAAAAATTTAGACCTTTGGTAGATGCTCCTCACGAAGATGTTCTTGAATCTCTGTATGAAGAAAAAGAAAAACGATTAAAAACTTCTGGCAGTGTACAGTTTGCATCCTCAAGGGATCGATTAATTTTGGCTGTCGAAGAAGTTGTTAGTAAATGCAATAAAATTAAAGCAGCTAGAGGGGAAGAAAAAAATGGATAA
- a CDS encoding integrase — protein MDNIVQFTPKVESTAKQNLNEFIHLCKNELTAFGTGCWINNLWKTPYGKSNRNTVARFSTNTKPYSSYAYTPLGSPFIDFAKAYIRYFYSLNPVSNLQRYMEALRVIEEALIITKGSADILELDGVVLDALPNVLSKRYSDKSALNKIGYQLEKILDFCRSKQITPSFPEWSNPYEKQKDLTILLDDKGKEHRSKKLPSDEEMLLVAQLFHDAPNLSIEAEYYTSIMALLMVAPSRGVELTSLPVNCLEWEEDKAGIKKLGIRWKPAKGGKAGLKWIPTVMEDVVVEAVKRLEKISEPARRAAKFAEENPNVFMRHEQCLTSSSFGDDNALNYLELAAAIGMEMDRPSQMYNKTKWLGQLYREGNEQITYNALGKYFYDLYTSKLNNWPYIDQSSKVKASEALLLHRENEFHSDFEPRNYSFQLPTLNQINDRFVQKSSRDGRSLWAKYSIESPEKGKPIAIPTHNARHWLSTKAERGGMDELTLANWAGRAKVSDNEHYDHRTEDEKSETARNILIPENATALDKININLPVSYEDIGKDLIGVAIVTEFGVCEHDFAMMPCQRHGDCETCKELVCIKGYSSSLDLLKKREEQVAEQFNKAVENHEKGAFGADRWVSALGWRLSHIRTKIRLLENDDLPDGTPIRIPEEFDPSPTKEILREKGLEHDIKQPESITLDDDIYALLEIK, from the coding sequence ATGGATAATATAGTTCAATTTACCCCTAAAGTTGAATCAACTGCTAAACAAAACTTAAATGAATTTATTCACTTATGCAAAAATGAACTAACAGCCTTTGGTACAGGTTGTTGGATAAACAACCTATGGAAGACCCCATACGGAAAGTCTAATCGAAATACAGTTGCTAGGTTTTCAACAAATACAAAACCATATAGTTCATATGCTTACACTCCACTAGGATCTCCTTTTATAGATTTTGCCAAAGCCTACATTCGTTATTTTTATTCTCTTAATCCAGTATCCAATTTACAGCGTTATATGGAAGCATTAAGGGTGATTGAAGAGGCGCTAATAATTACTAAAGGTAGCGCCGACATACTAGAGTTAGATGGTGTTGTTCTTGATGCACTACCCAATGTTTTATCTAAAAGATACTCAGATAAAAGTGCTCTTAATAAAATAGGTTATCAGTTAGAGAAAATTTTAGACTTCTGTCGAAGTAAGCAAATCACCCCATCATTTCCTGAATGGTCTAATCCATATGAAAAGCAAAAAGACTTAACCATATTGTTAGATGATAAAGGTAAAGAGCATAGATCAAAAAAGCTTCCTAGTGATGAAGAGATGTTGCTAGTTGCTCAGCTATTTCATGATGCACCAAATTTGAGTATTGAAGCGGAATATTACACCTCGATTATGGCTCTGCTCATGGTTGCCCCTTCTAGGGGGGTTGAATTAACAAGTCTACCTGTAAATTGTTTAGAGTGGGAAGAAGATAAAGCAGGAATTAAAAAACTTGGGATTAGATGGAAACCAGCTAAGGGTGGTAAAGCTGGTTTGAAGTGGATTCCGACAGTAATGGAAGACGTAGTTGTAGAAGCGGTAAAGCGTTTAGAAAAAATAAGTGAGCCAGCAAGAAGAGCTGCAAAATTTGCTGAAGAGAATCCAAATGTTTTTATGCGTCATGAGCAGTGTTTAACTTCAAGTTCTTTTGGTGACGATAACGCTTTAAATTATTTAGAATTAGCTGCTGCAATAGGGATGGAAATGGATCGCCCATCACAGATGTACAATAAAACAAAATGGTTAGGACAGCTTTATAGAGAAGGTAATGAGCAGATCACATATAATGCTCTCGGCAAATATTTTTACGATTTATATACATCGAAATTAAATAATTGGCCTTACATAGATCAAAGTTCAAAGGTAAAGGCTTCTGAGGCGCTTTTACTACATAGAGAAAATGAATTTCATTCTGACTTTGAGCCTCGAAATTATTCATTCCAACTTCCAACCCTTAATCAAATTAACGATCGTTTTGTGCAAAAAAGTAGTCGTGATGGTAGATCTCTTTGGGCAAAATATAGCATTGAATCCCCTGAAAAAGGTAAGCCAATAGCAATCCCCACACATAATGCTAGGCACTGGTTATCTACTAAAGCTGAGCGAGGGGGAATGGATGAATTGACACTGGCAAATTGGGCGGGAAGAGCAAAAGTATCTGATAATGAACACTATGATCATAGGACTGAAGATGAAAAAAGTGAAACTGCTCGAAATATTTTAATCCCTGAAAATGCTACAGCATTAGATAAAATAAATATTAACTTACCCGTTTCTTATGAGGATATTGGTAAAGATCTTATTGGTGTTGCGATAGTTACTGAGTTTGGTGTCTGCGAACACGATTTTGCAATGATGCCTTGTCAACGTCATGGTGACTGTGAAACGTGTAAAGAGTTAGTTTGCATTAAAGGTTACAGCTCTTCATTAGACCTACTTAAAAAAAGAGAAGAACAGGTAGCAGAGCAGTTTAACAAAGCAGTTGAAAATCATGAAAAAGGTGCTTTTGGGGCGGATCGGTGGGTTAGTGCCCTGGGTTGGAGATTATCACATATTAGAACAAAAATTAGATTATTAGAAAATGATGACTTGCCAGATGGAACACCAATTCGTATACCAGAAGAATTTGATCCTTCGCCAACTAAAGAAATTTTACGAGAAAAAGGATTAGAGCATGATATTAAGCAACCTGAATCTATAACTTTAGATGATGATATCTATGCACTATTGGAGATAAAGTAA
- the ssb gene encoding single-stranded DNA-binding protein, translated as MARGVNKVILVGNLGQDPEVRYMPNGNGVANITLATSDSYKDKNTGQMVDKTEWHRVVFFGKLAEIVGEYCRKGSQIYVEGKLQTRKWTDQQGQEKYTTEIVVDGFTGQMQMLGARGGDQQGGGYQGNQGGQQGGGYQNNQQGGGYGQNNQGQNSQQGGYAPQQQAAPAQRPAAAPAPQQNNQYQQSNNSGFAPGQNSAPQQQGGFAPKPQNAPQGGASNPMEPTIDFDDDIPF; from the coding sequence ATGGCACGCGGTGTGAACAAAGTAATTTTGGTTGGTAATTTAGGACAAGATCCTGAAGTTCGTTACATGCCTAATGGCAATGGTGTAGCAAATATTACCTTAGCAACGTCAGACAGCTATAAAGATAAAAACACTGGCCAAATGGTTGATAAAACTGAATGGCACCGTGTAGTATTTTTTGGCAAACTAGCTGAAATTGTTGGTGAATACTGCCGTAAAGGTTCACAAATTTATGTAGAAGGTAAACTTCAAACACGTAAATGGACTGACCAACAAGGCCAAGAAAAATACACAACTGAAATTGTTGTCGATGGCTTTACTGGGCAAATGCAAATGCTAGGCGCTCGCGGTGGCGATCAGCAAGGTGGTGGCTATCAAGGTAATCAAGGCGGCCAACAAGGTGGCGGTTACCAAAATAATCAGCAAGGTGGTGGCTATGGTCAAAACAACCAAGGTCAAAACAGCCAGCAAGGTGGATACGCACCACAACAACAAGCTGCGCCAGCACAGCGTCCAGCTGCTGCACCTGCTCCACAGCAAAACAACCAATACCAGCAATCAAATAATAGTGGCTTTGCTCCTGGGCAAAATAGCGCACCACAGCAGCAAGGTGGTTTTGCACCTAAGCCGCAAAATGCCCCACAAGGCGGCGCGTCAAACCCAATGGAACCAACAATCGATTTTGATGACGATATTCCTTTTTAG
- a CDS encoding MFS transporter, protein MTASSLNSREKRAAVSLASVFAFRMLGLFMLMPVLAIYGQSLDGFSPMWIGFAIGAYGLTQAVLQIPMGRLSDKIGRKKVIVGGLVVFALGSVIAALAESIQMVTVGRALQGMGAIASALLAFASDLSRDEQRPKVMAVIGMSIGMSFAFAMLLGPIVAASWGVSGVFWLTAILAIFGIGIILFLVPNAVNKAPKGDTLASFSDIKKLIKHPELSRLNAGVLLLHLTLTTIFVVLPSQLIKDGLVANHHWYLYIPVLLLAFILMVPIMIIAIKKEKEKQAFIGSVALLSISMFAMSIWVNSVVGIAICMLLYFVAFNFLEATMPALVSRIAPASQKGSAMGGYSSSQFLGAFLGGILGGYVAQTTSTQAVFAAAALVGLIWLIIAWKMQVPPKSKVISLMTNLSSEEQAQTLASQLVALPGVIEATVVRDESRSYLKINDKEFDLDQARKVAGLI, encoded by the coding sequence ATGACCGCATCTTCACTTAATTCACGAGAAAAGCGCGCCGCTGTATCGCTGGCGAGTGTGTTTGCATTTAGAATGCTCGGCTTGTTTATGCTGATGCCTGTATTGGCTATTTATGGCCAATCGCTTGATGGTTTTTCGCCTATGTGGATAGGTTTTGCAATTGGTGCTTATGGTTTAACCCAAGCTGTATTACAAATCCCTATGGGGCGTTTGTCAGATAAAATAGGCCGTAAAAAAGTAATTGTTGGTGGCTTAGTTGTGTTTGCGCTGGGCTCTGTTATTGCTGCACTTGCCGAATCTATTCAAATGGTTACTGTTGGGCGAGCGCTGCAAGGTATGGGCGCGATAGCGAGTGCATTACTTGCTTTTGCCAGCGACTTAAGCCGCGACGAACAACGCCCTAAAGTAATGGCTGTGATTGGTATGAGCATAGGCATGAGCTTTGCCTTTGCGATGTTATTAGGCCCGATTGTTGCTGCGTCGTGGGGTGTTTCAGGCGTTTTCTGGTTAACAGCAATACTGGCTATATTTGGTATTGGCATTATTTTGTTTTTAGTACCCAATGCCGTTAATAAGGCGCCCAAAGGCGATACCTTGGCAAGCTTTAGTGACATTAAAAAACTTATTAAACACCCAGAGTTATCGCGTTTAAATGCAGGTGTGTTACTGCTGCATTTAACGCTAACTACTATTTTTGTGGTACTACCGAGTCAGCTAATAAAAGATGGCTTAGTGGCAAACCACCACTGGTATTTATATATTCCGGTACTGCTTTTAGCGTTTATTTTAATGGTCCCAATTATGATTATTGCCATTAAAAAAGAAAAAGAAAAACAGGCGTTTATTGGCTCAGTAGCCCTGCTTTCTATTAGTATGTTTGCTATGTCTATTTGGGTAAATAGTGTGGTTGGTATTGCCATATGTATGCTGCTTTATTTTGTTGCATTTAATTTTTTAGAAGCCACTATGCCTGCGCTTGTATCGCGTATTGCGCCCGCTAGCCAGAAAGGTTCGGCGATGGGCGGGTATTCGTCTAGCCAGTTTCTAGGGGCTTTTTTAGGTGGTATTTTAGGTGGTTACGTAGCACAAACAACAAGTACGCAAGCTGTGTTTGCGGCAGCGGCACTTGTTGGGTTAATATGGCTTATTATTGCGTGGAAAATGCAAGTCCCACCGAAAAGTAAAGTTATTAGTTTAATGACCAATTTAAGTTCTGAAGAGCAAGCCCAAACACTTGCTTCTCAGCTAGTTGCTTTACCTGGCGTAATAGAAGCAACAGTAGTACGCGACGAAAGCCGCAGCTATTTAAAGATTAATGATAAAGAATTTGACCTAGACCAAGCACGTAAAGTAGCTGGTTTAATCTAA